The following proteins are co-located in the Pan troglodytes isolate AG18354 chromosome 5, NHGRI_mPanTro3-v2.0_pri, whole genome shotgun sequence genome:
- the ASF1A gene encoding histone chaperone ASF1A yields the protein MAKVQVNNVVVLDNPSPFYNPFQFEITFECIEDLSEDLEWKIIYVGSAESEEYDQVLDSVLVGPVPAGRHMFVFQADAPNPGLIPDADAVGVTVVLITCTYRGQEFIRVGYYVNNEYTETELRENPPVKPDFSKLQRNILASNPRVTRFHINWEDNTEKLEDAESSNPNLQSLLSTDALPSASKGWSTSENSLNVMLESHMDCM from the exons atggcaaaggtTCAGGTGAACAATGTAGTGGTGCTGGATAACCCTTCTCCTTTCTACAACCCGTTCCAGTTCGAGATCACCTTCGAGTGCATCGAGGACCTGTCTGAAG ACTTGGAATGGAAAATTATCTATGTGGGCTCTGCAGAAAGTGAAGAATACGATCAAGTTTTAGACTCTGTTTTAGTGGGTCCTGTTCCTGCAGGAAGGCATATGTTTGTATTTCAG GCTGATGCACCTAATCCAGGACTCATTCCAGATGCAGATGCAGTCGGCGTAACTGTTGTGCTAATTACTTGTACCTATCGAGGACAAGAATTTATTAGAGTTGGCTATTATGTAAATAATGAATATACTGAGACAGAATTAAGGGAAAATCCGCCAGTAAAACCAGACTTTTCTAAG CTTCAAAGGAATATTTTGGCATCTAATCCCAGGGTCACAAGATTCCACATTAATTGggaagataacacagaaaaactggaagatGCAGAGAGCAGTAATCCAAATCTACAGTCACTTCTTTCAACAGATGCATTACCTTCAGCATCAAAGGGATGGTCCACATCAGAAAACTCACTAAATGTCATGTTAGAATCCCACATGGACTGCATGTGA